The following proteins are co-located in the Halostella salina genome:
- a CDS encoding glutaredoxin family protein has translation MGFEPSADLSPEEAKERVDTAIEDNEVVLFMKGTELMPQCGFSRRALGLIDQHRDEYETVDVLEALDEYRDALEEHSGWETIPQTYVDGEFVGGSDILAELDERGELAAELDA, from the coding sequence ATGGGATTCGAACCGTCCGCGGACCTCTCGCCGGAGGAAGCCAAGGAGCGCGTCGACACCGCAATCGAGGACAACGAGGTCGTCCTGTTCATGAAGGGGACCGAACTGATGCCCCAGTGCGGGTTCTCCCGCCGCGCGCTCGGCCTGATCGACCAGCACCGCGACGAGTACGAGACCGTCGACGTGCTCGAAGCGCTGGACGAGTACCGGGACGCGCTTGAGGAACACAGCGGCTGGGAGACGATCCCCCAGACCTACGTCGACGGCGAGTTCGTCGGCGGCAGCGACATCCTCGCGGAACTCGACGAGCGCGGGGAACTGGCCGCCGAACTGGACGCGTAG
- a CDS encoding ParA family protein, with product MITYTTYSEAGGVGKTTTAANLAVAHARRGRDVLCIDLDPQEGSLSYLFEVDDDRSDGTADNLVRHLIGRPKGEFRDLIRETDEAGVDVIPSHNMLENLTRNLMKAAEIEEDMHPEDEYEWPKHEQLLRVLRENDVPGDYDVIICDPQATPGDALNNAIFATRSVLLPVELSGKGALSIQGLDDLVTGLEDEVGINVGVLGVVPVGFKRTNTQEAQLSKLEESEFDLPVVFRERASLMQHMWDFRTSAYGVLEDERDPNGEYELETLEKYDDLAAGIEGEFE from the coding sequence ATGATCACCTACACAACGTACTCGGAGGCGGGCGGCGTCGGGAAGACGACGACGGCGGCGAACCTCGCCGTCGCGCACGCTCGGCGCGGACGGGACGTGCTCTGCATCGACCTCGACCCGCAGGAGGGGAGTCTGAGCTACCTGTTCGAGGTGGATGACGACCGCTCGGACGGCACCGCGGACAACCTCGTCCGACATCTCATCGGTCGCCCGAAAGGCGAGTTCCGGGACCTGATCCGGGAGACGGACGAGGCGGGGGTCGACGTGATCCCGAGCCACAACATGCTGGAAAACCTGACGCGGAACCTGATGAAAGCCGCCGAGATCGAGGAGGACATGCACCCCGAGGACGAGTACGAATGGCCGAAGCACGAGCAGTTGCTCCGGGTGTTGCGGGAAAACGACGTACCGGGGGATTACGACGTGATCATCTGCGACCCGCAGGCGACGCCGGGCGACGCGCTCAACAACGCCATCTTCGCGACGCGGTCCGTGCTCCTGCCGGTGGAACTCTCCGGGAAGGGCGCGCTGAGCATTCAGGGCCTCGACGACCTCGTGACAGGTCTGGAGGACGAGGTGGGGATCAACGTGGGTGTCCTCGGCGTCGTTCCGGTGGGGTTCAAGCGGACGAACACCCAGGAGGCACAGTTGTCGAAGCTGGAGGAGTCGGAGTTCGACCTCCCGGTCGTGTTCAGGGAGCGCGCGAGCCTGATGCAGCACATGTGGGACTTTCGAACCTCGGCCTACGGCGTGCTGGAGGACGAGCGCGACCCGAACGGCGAGTACGAACTGGAGACCCTGGAGAAGTACGACGACCTCGCGGCCGGAATCGAGGGTGAGTTCGAATGA
- a CDS encoding PIN domain-containing protein, with product MLVLDNNLLSDYLAGKPAAESFLREYEPDPWAVSGIVAYEAYMGCLHGYIDGDVSTVRQAIGSSMDVLDVTERTAAEAVELQRELLDRGVPADHPDALIAASAREHGGTFGTAEKQFHRDDVREVLSVAAYDPD from the coding sequence ATGCTCGTCCTCGACAACAACCTCCTCAGCGACTACCTCGCCGGGAAGCCGGCCGCGGAGTCGTTCCTCCGTGAGTACGAACCCGACCCCTGGGCCGTCTCCGGAATCGTGGCGTACGAGGCGTACATGGGCTGTCTACACGGGTACATCGACGGCGACGTGTCGACGGTTCGGCAGGCGATCGGGTCGTCGATGGACGTACTGGACGTGACTGAACGGACGGCCGCGGAGGCCGTGGAGCTACAGCGGGAACTCCTGGACCGAGGCGTCCCGGCCGACCACCCCGACGCGCTCATCGCCGCCAGCGCCCGCGAGCACGGCGGCACGTTCGGCACCGCGGAGAAGCAGTTTCACCGGGACGATGTCCGCGAAGTGCTGTCGGTCGCGGCGTACGACCCCGACTGA
- a CDS encoding ribonuclease HI family protein, translating into MTDDQLPTEHLSPLARLVDEVLAGVGYEMAAATDAINDAVPGHGGLFDPDTSADELRGALERLLASDLSPPPVPEQSGDAFVLYVDGSSRGNPGPAGAGAVILTGGEDQLARLGRPVGSRTGNNTAEYVALQLGLSELLTRYDPHSLEVRIDSMTVIRDVWGDEDPTEPDVAPYSEAVATALSSIPDHRYTHLADSDPNPADALATVGADIAAFGPG; encoded by the coding sequence GTGACCGACGACCAACTCCCGACTGAACACCTCTCGCCCCTCGCGAGGCTCGTCGACGAGGTGCTCGCGGGCGTCGGCTACGAGATGGCGGCCGCCACTGACGCGATCAACGACGCCGTCCCGGGCCACGGTGGGCTGTTCGACCCCGACACGTCGGCAGACGAGTTGCGCGGCGCGCTCGAACGGCTGCTCGCATCGGACCTCTCACCGCCGCCGGTCCCCGAGCAGTCGGGCGACGCGTTCGTCCTCTACGTCGACGGCAGTTCCCGCGGCAACCCCGGGCCCGCCGGCGCGGGCGCTGTGATCTTGACTGGCGGCGAGGACCAGCTGGCCCGTCTCGGCCGCCCCGTCGGCTCCCGGACGGGGAACAACACCGCCGAGTACGTCGCCCTGCAGCTTGGCCTCTCGGAACTGCTGACCCGGTACGATCCACACAGCCTCGAGGTGCGCATCGACTCGATGACGGTCATCCGGGATGTCTGGGGTGACGAGGATCCGACGGAGCCGGATGTCGCGCCGTACAGCGAGGCCGTCGCGACGGCACTGTCGAGCATTCCGGACCACCGGTACACCCATCTGGCCGACAGCGACCCGAACCCCGCCGACGCGCTGGCGACGGTCGGGGCCGACATCGCGGCGTTCGGCCCCGGATAG
- a CDS encoding M24 family metallopeptidase, with protein MPGDVFSEDEYERRIERTKERMREEDLDALVVSDPANMNYLSGYDGWSFYVHQAVVVTAERDEPVWIGRGQDANGARATTFLSEESIYAYSDDHVHSPYDLHPTDYFAEVLEALDVDDGRIGVEMDAYYFTAKTYTRLKSNLPEAEFEDATLLVNWVRAIKSDEELDYMRQAARISENAMAAGLDAVGEGVPEYEVAAEIYDALIRGTDDFGGDYPSIVPLMPSGDHTGTPHLTWTDRRFEEGDPVIIELSGCRHRYHSPLARTTFVGDPPEKLSETSEIVVEGLNAAIDAVEPGVTCEEVEAAWRDVISSYGIEKEERIAYSMGLGYPPDWGEHTASVRPGDTTELQEGMTFHMIPGIWQDDVGTELSETFHVTSDGAEVLADFPRELFSTR; from the coding sequence ATGCCAGGGGACGTGTTCAGCGAGGACGAGTACGAGCGCCGGATCGAGCGGACGAAAGAGCGGATGCGCGAGGAGGACCTGGACGCGCTGGTCGTCTCCGACCCGGCGAACATGAACTACCTCTCGGGGTACGACGGCTGGTCGTTCTACGTCCATCAGGCGGTCGTCGTCACCGCCGAGCGCGACGAGCCGGTGTGGATCGGGCGCGGACAGGACGCCAACGGCGCACGGGCGACGACGTTCCTCTCGGAGGAGAGCATCTACGCCTACAGCGACGACCACGTCCACTCGCCGTACGACCTCCACCCGACTGACTACTTCGCCGAGGTGCTGGAGGCGCTGGACGTGGACGACGGCCGGATCGGCGTCGAGATGGACGCCTACTACTTCACCGCGAAGACGTACACCCGGCTCAAGTCGAACCTCCCCGAGGCCGAGTTCGAGGACGCGACGCTGCTGGTCAACTGGGTGCGCGCGATCAAGTCCGACGAGGAACTCGACTACATGCGGCAGGCGGCCCGCATCTCCGAGAACGCGATGGCCGCCGGATTGGACGCCGTCGGCGAGGGCGTCCCCGAGTACGAGGTCGCGGCGGAGATCTACGACGCGCTGATCCGGGGGACGGACGATTTCGGCGGTGACTACCCGTCGATCGTCCCGCTGATGCCCTCGGGCGACCACACCGGTACCCCCCACCTCACCTGGACCGACCGCCGGTTCGAGGAGGGCGACCCGGTGATCATCGAACTGTCGGGCTGTCGCCACCGGTACCACTCGCCGCTCGCCCGGACGACGTTCGTCGGCGACCCGCCCGAGAAACTGTCCGAGACCTCGGAGATCGTCGTGGAGGGCCTGAACGCGGCGATCGACGCGGTCGAACCGGGCGTCACCTGCGAGGAGGTCGAGGCGGCGTGGCGCGACGTGATCTCCAGCTACGGCATCGAGAAGGAGGAACGGATCGCGTACTCGATGGGACTCGGCTACCCACCGGACTGGGGCGAGCACACCGCGAGCGTCCGCCCCGGCGACACGACCGAACTACAGGAGGGCATGACGTTTCACATGATCCCCGGGATCTGGCAGGACGACGTGGGGACCGAACTCAGCGAGACGTTCCACGTCACCAGCGACGGCGCGGAGGTGCTCGCCGACTTCCCGCGGGAACTGTTCTCGACGCGGTAG
- a CDS encoding ArsR/SmtB family transcription factor, with protein MSTPQPITTDRSDPTDGTPDDGETDPSVGTDELLDLLGDDHARRVLREVADAPRTGRELVATVDASKSTVYRRLERLESAGLVESTRTIDPDGHHRKQFHAVDTVLEFDLRQNGLCLSTGADRPDDGESGPAVVADD; from the coding sequence ATGTCGACGCCGCAGCCGATCACGACCGACCGTTCCGACCCGACCGACGGGACGCCCGACGACGGCGAGACCGATCCGTCGGTGGGGACCGACGAACTGCTCGACCTGCTCGGGGACGACCACGCCCGCCGGGTCCTCCGCGAGGTTGCGGACGCTCCCCGGACCGGGCGGGAACTGGTGGCCACGGTCGACGCCTCGAAGTCGACCGTGTACCGTCGGCTCGAACGACTCGAGTCGGCAGGGCTCGTCGAGTCGACGCGGACCATAGACCCCGACGGGCACCACCGCAAGCAGTTCCACGCCGTCGACACGGTGCTCGAATTCGACCTCCGACAGAACGGCCTCTGTCTCTCGACCGGGGCGGACCGCCCGGACGACGGCGAGTCGGGTCCTGCGGTCGTTGCGGACGACTGA
- a CDS encoding response regulator: MGDRTDEPLPRALVVDDEKQVADAYALRLRGLCAVDTVYGGEAALDAVAGEDFDVVLLDRHMPGMSGDDVLAALSDRGFEGRVIMVTAIDPGFDVLDMPFDDYLCKPVEREDVRAAVEQQCTTLGYETLGEYFSLEAKCRVIEAELPADRREDHEGYREATARADRLKQRAARLLDDADSLFERFDTVGRESR, encoded by the coding sequence ATGGGAGACCGGACGGACGAACCGCTGCCGCGAGCCCTCGTCGTCGACGACGAGAAGCAGGTCGCCGACGCGTACGCCCTCCGCCTTCGCGGGCTCTGTGCGGTCGACACCGTCTACGGCGGCGAGGCCGCCCTCGATGCGGTCGCCGGCGAGGACTTCGACGTGGTCCTCCTCGACCGGCACATGCCCGGGATGTCGGGGGACGACGTGCTCGCGGCCCTTTCCGACCGCGGGTTCGAGGGCCGGGTGATCATGGTGACCGCCATCGACCCGGGGTTCGACGTGCTCGACATGCCGTTCGACGACTACCTCTGCAAGCCGGTCGAGCGCGAGGACGTGCGGGCCGCGGTCGAACAACAGTGTACGACGCTCGGGTACGAGACGCTCGGTGAGTACTTCAGCCTCGAAGCGAAGTGCCGCGTCATCGAGGCCGAACTCCCGGCCGACCGGCGCGAGGACCACGAGGGGTATCGGGAGGCCACGGCCCGCGCGGACCGGCTGAAACAGCGTGCGGCTCGCCTGCTCGACGACGCCGACAGCCTGTTCGAACGGTTCGACACCGTCGGCCGCGAGAGCCGATGA
- a CDS encoding GNAT family N-acetyltransferase has protein sequence MDLVEATAEDLDALVDRWHSLAESVESLDELNELVDTDTAAVVENGFREHLDDEAVTVYLVVHDDETIGYVTLREGHHPTRQYSHYLRIVDLYVDDGRRNRGHGTAVIERVKAMARERGCDHLKVACEWRNDDARRFYREADFRPKQVEYAQPLE, from the coding sequence ATGGACCTCGTCGAAGCCACGGCCGAAGACCTCGACGCCCTCGTCGATCGCTGGCATTCCCTCGCGGAGTCGGTGGAATCCCTCGACGAGTTGAACGAGCTCGTCGACACGGACACCGCCGCTGTCGTCGAGAATGGCTTCCGCGAGCATCTCGACGACGAGGCGGTCACCGTCTATCTCGTCGTTCACGACGACGAGACCATCGGCTACGTCACGCTCCGGGAAGGCCACCACCCGACGCGACAGTATTCACACTACCTCCGCATCGTGGACCTCTACGTCGACGACGGCCGACGAAACCGTGGACACGGGACGGCAGTCATCGAACGCGTGAAAGCGATGGCCCGCGAGCGAGGGTGCGACCACCTCAAAGTCGCCTGTGAGTGGCGGAACGACGATGCGCGTCGCTTCTACCGAGAGGCTGACTTCCGACCGAAACAGGTCGAATACGCCCAGCCACTGGAGTGA
- a CDS encoding D-2-hydroxyacid dehydrogenase, whose amino-acid sequence MNDTPEIAVLREGTEGLSMGSYAEELRKRLPDREVGLARTPAEERELVEHARVVTGIDLDEALLDRADRLELFACTFAGTDHVPTAALADHGVAVTNAGGIHAPGIAEQAIGNMLVFARRLHEGWRRKQNSEWRHFQSSEFTDSTVTIVGLGSIGQAVAQRLQGFEVDTIGVRYSPEKGGPTDEVVGFDGDAVHDAFARSEYVVVACPLTDLTRGLVGEAELATLPPNAVVVNAARGGIVDTDALVAALQSNKIRGAALDVTDPEPLPADHPLWDLENCLVTPHTGGHTPKHWERLADIVARNVTALDEGGDLENLVVAPDG is encoded by the coding sequence ATGAACGACACCCCCGAGATCGCCGTCCTCCGTGAGGGGACGGAAGGACTGTCGATGGGATCGTACGCCGAGGAACTCAGGAAGCGCCTGCCCGACCGCGAGGTCGGACTGGCACGGACCCCGGCCGAAGAGCGGGAACTGGTCGAGCACGCTCGCGTCGTGACGGGTATCGACCTCGACGAGGCACTGCTCGACCGGGCCGACCGGCTCGAACTGTTCGCCTGCACCTTCGCCGGGACCGACCACGTGCCGACCGCGGCGCTGGCCGACCACGGCGTCGCCGTCACGAACGCCGGCGGCATCCACGCGCCCGGCATCGCCGAGCAGGCCATCGGCAACATGCTCGTCTTTGCCCGCCGCCTTCACGAGGGGTGGCGGCGCAAGCAGAACAGCGAGTGGCGACACTTCCAGTCCTCGGAGTTCACCGACAGCACCGTCACGATCGTCGGCCTCGGCTCGATCGGGCAGGCCGTCGCCCAGCGCCTCCAGGGGTTCGAGGTCGACACGATCGGCGTCCGGTACTCCCCGGAGAAGGGCGGGCCGACCGACGAGGTCGTCGGCTTCGACGGCGACGCGGTCCACGACGCGTTCGCCCGGAGCGAGTACGTCGTGGTCGCCTGTCCGCTGACCGACCTGACCCGCGGCCTCGTCGGCGAGGCCGAACTGGCGACGCTGCCGCCGAACGCCGTCGTCGTCAACGCCGCCCGCGGCGGCATCGTCGACACCGACGCGCTGGTCGCCGCCCTGCAGTCCAACAAGATCCGCGGCGCGGCGCTGGACGTGACCGACCCCGAACCGCTCCCGGCGGACCACCCGCTCTGGGACCTGGAAAACTGCCTCGTCACGCCTCACACCGGCGGCCACACGCCCAAACACTGGGAGCGCCTCGCCGACATCGTCGCGCGCAACGTCACGGCGCTGGACGAGGGCGGTGACCTGGAGAACCTGGTCGTCGCACCTGACGGGTGA
- a CDS encoding amidohydrolase, with protein sequence MHEPIRDRLVSLRRGFHRHPEPAWREFYTTHRLVEELRGIGVDELAVGPDAYDPADRMAVPDDDAFGPWIDRARERGADEDLLERMAGGNTGVVAVLERGDGPAVGLRVDIDGLFVQESTDDGHRPADEGFRSGVDGTMHACGHDVHMTWGLAVLEAVKESDFEGRFVVFFQPAEETGGGGNPMARSRFADGLDYLFAAHVGLDHPSGEVVAGIEKPLAMCHVDVTFEGTSAHAGKSPNQGDNAVQALGTAITNAYGIPRHEEGMTRVNIGRVEGGTASNVIAERAHAEAEARGETTELMEYAKGRLRRVVRSAARMHGCSADFDVVSESPRADSDQELVDVIAASAKRMADVDRVVPTADFGASEDATFLMERVQEAGGLAAYCIIGTDHPTSHHTPTFDVDEDSIATGVSLLTESILATAEERP encoded by the coding sequence ATGCACGAACCGATCCGTGACAGGCTCGTCAGCCTGCGCCGCGGGTTCCACCGCCACCCCGAACCGGCGTGGCGCGAGTTCTACACCACGCACCGCCTCGTCGAGGAACTGCGGGGAATCGGCGTCGACGAACTCGCCGTCGGGCCCGACGCCTACGACCCCGCCGACAGGATGGCGGTTCCCGACGACGACGCGTTCGGACCGTGGATCGACCGGGCGCGGGAGCGCGGCGCGGACGAGGACCTGCTGGAGCGAATGGCCGGCGGGAACACGGGCGTTGTCGCCGTGCTGGAGCGGGGCGACGGCCCGGCGGTCGGCCTCCGTGTGGACATCGACGGCCTGTTCGTGCAGGAGTCGACCGACGACGGCCACCGGCCGGCCGACGAGGGCTTCCGGTCGGGCGTCGACGGAACGATGCACGCCTGCGGCCACGACGTGCACATGACGTGGGGGCTGGCCGTGCTGGAGGCGGTCAAAGAAAGCGACTTCGAGGGTCGCTTCGTGGTCTTCTTCCAGCCGGCCGAGGAGACGGGCGGCGGCGGGAACCCGATGGCCAGGAGCCGGTTCGCCGACGGACTCGACTACCTCTTCGCCGCCCACGTCGGGCTCGACCACCCCTCCGGCGAGGTGGTCGCGGGCATCGAGAAACCGCTCGCGATGTGCCACGTCGACGTGACGTTCGAGGGCACGTCCGCCCACGCGGGGAAGTCGCCGAACCAGGGCGACAACGCGGTACAGGCGCTCGGGACGGCGATCACGAACGCCTACGGGATCCCGCGCCACGAGGAGGGAATGACGCGCGTCAACATCGGCCGGGTCGAGGGCGGCACCGCGAGCAACGTGATCGCCGAGCGCGCCCACGCCGAGGCGGAGGCCCGCGGCGAGACGACCGAACTGATGGAGTACGCGAAGGGTCGACTCCGCCGCGTCGTCCGCTCGGCCGCGCGGATGCACGGCTGTTCCGCCGACTTCGACGTGGTCAGCGAGTCGCCACGCGCCGACAGCGACCAGGAACTGGTCGACGTGATCGCCGCGAGCGCGAAGCGCATGGCCGACGTCGACCGCGTCGTCCCGACCGCTGATTTCGGCGCGAGCGAGGACGCGACCTTCCTCATGGAGCGCGTACAGGAGGCGGGCGGCCTCGCTGCGTACTGCATCATCGGCACTGACCACCCGACGAGCCACCACACGCCGACGTTCGACGTGGACGAGGACAGCATCGCCACGGGCGTCTCCCTGTTGACCGAATCGATCCTCGCGACCGCGGAGGAGCGACCGTGA
- a CDS encoding pyridoxal-phosphate-dependent aminotransferase family protein: MTQKREYTGDYDDKTLYIPGPTEVREDVIDAMSEPMFGHRMDRMTDLYTTIVEDTKAFLGTDNEVVILTASGTEFWEASTLNLVDENILVPTCGSFSERHANVAERLGKDVDRLEYDWGEAIKPEDIRAELEASDEGYDVVATVMNESSTGVRNPIEEIGDVVAEYPDTYFVVDAVSALGGDYVDIDAHGIDVIFASTQKAFAMPPGLAVCVVSDEAYERELEKESASWYGGFQRTIDYYERKGQTHSTPAIPIMLAYRKQMKHMLDEGHEVRSERHREMAEYTRDWAREHFDVFPEDGYESQTVSCIENTQGIDVAATIEQVSAEYDFAFSNGYGSQLGEKTFRIGHMGEHDVESIRALTDAIEDVADL; this comes from the coding sequence ATGACCCAGAAACGCGAGTACACCGGCGATTACGACGACAAGACCCTGTACATCCCCGGCCCGACGGAGGTCCGCGAGGACGTCATCGACGCGATGAGCGAGCCGATGTTCGGCCACCGGATGGACCGGATGACGGACCTGTACACCACCATCGTCGAGGACACGAAGGCGTTCCTCGGCACCGACAACGAGGTCGTTATCCTCACCGCCTCCGGGACCGAGTTCTGGGAGGCGTCGACGCTCAACCTCGTCGACGAAAACATCCTCGTGCCGACCTGCGGGAGCTTCAGCGAGCGCCATGCCAACGTCGCCGAACGGCTCGGCAAGGACGTCGACCGGCTGGAGTACGACTGGGGCGAGGCGATCAAGCCGGAGGACATCCGCGCCGAACTGGAGGCAAGCGACGAGGGGTACGACGTGGTCGCCACCGTGATGAACGAGAGTTCGACGGGCGTCCGGAACCCCATCGAGGAAATCGGCGACGTGGTCGCCGAGTACCCGGACACCTACTTCGTCGTCGACGCCGTCTCCGCGCTCGGCGGGGACTACGTCGACATCGACGCCCACGGGATCGACGTCATCTTCGCCTCCACGCAGAAGGCCTTCGCCATGCCGCCCGGGCTGGCGGTCTGTGTCGTCAGCGACGAGGCCTACGAGCGCGAACTCGAGAAGGAGTCGGCGTCGTGGTACGGCGGCTTCCAGCGCACTATCGACTACTACGAGCGGAAGGGGCAGACCCACTCGACGCCCGCCATCCCGATCATGCTCGCCTACCGCAAGCAGATGAAACACATGCTGGACGAGGGTCACGAGGTCCGTAGCGAACGCCACCGCGAGATGGCCGAGTACACCCGCGACTGGGCGCGGGAGCATTTCGACGTGTTCCCCGAGGACGGGTACGAATCGCAGACGGTGAGCTGCATCGAGAACACACAGGGCATCGACGTCGCCGCCACCATCGAGCAGGTGTCCGCGGAGTACGACTTCGCGTTCTCGAACGGCTACGGCTCACAGCTCGGCGAGAAGACGTTCCGCATCGGCCACATGGGCGAACACGACGTGGAGAGCATCCGGGCGCTGACCGACGCCATCGAAGACGTGGCCGACCTGTAG
- the ilvA gene encoding threonine ammonia-lyase produces MNADDVVTAADVRAARDRLADVVHRTPLDTSTTLADRSGAAAVGLKLENVQRTGSFKIRGAYNRMAQLSAEERERGVVAASAGNHAQGVALAGDLLGVDATVVVPEVTPAAKIEATRGYGAEVVVEGDIYERSYEHALDMAERDDLTFVHPFDDAGIIAGQGTVGLEIAEQFPDPDTVLVAIGGGGLISGIATALKARDPDVRVVGVQPEGAAHAKPSLEAGEVRELPGVDTVAEGIADTRLLDRTFAVMNERIDDVVTVTDRDLAVAVTLLAERAKTVAEAAGAAPVAGLLSGAVDADGERVAAVVSGGNVNLSDHAELTRTGLLELDRYAEARLALDGWPTALGTVTEVIEDEGAELDTAERARRSAGDDPNRTPLTVGIEGAGPNHLHAVLAALDGVDGVTVVSSTLDE; encoded by the coding sequence GTGAACGCGGACGACGTGGTCACTGCGGCGGACGTGCGGGCCGCCCGCGACCGCCTCGCCGATGTGGTCCACCGGACCCCGCTCGACACGTCGACGACGCTGGCCGACCGGAGCGGCGCGGCCGCGGTCGGACTGAAACTGGAGAACGTCCAGCGCACGGGGTCGTTCAAGATCCGCGGCGCGTACAATCGGATGGCCCAGCTCTCCGCCGAGGAACGCGAGCGCGGCGTCGTCGCGGCGAGCGCCGGCAACCACGCGCAGGGCGTCGCGCTCGCCGGCGACCTGCTCGGCGTGGATGCGACGGTGGTCGTCCCCGAGGTGACTCCCGCGGCGAAGATCGAAGCCACGCGCGGCTACGGTGCCGAGGTCGTGGTCGAGGGCGACATCTACGAGCGATCCTACGAGCACGCTCTGGACATGGCCGAGCGCGACGATCTGACCTTCGTCCATCCGTTCGACGACGCGGGGATCATCGCCGGACAGGGTACCGTCGGCCTTGAGATCGCAGAGCAGTTTCCCGACCCGGACACCGTTCTCGTCGCTATCGGCGGGGGCGGCCTCATCTCCGGGATCGCGACCGCGCTGAAAGCCCGCGACCCGGACGTGCGCGTCGTCGGGGTCCAGCCGGAGGGCGCGGCCCACGCCAAGCCGTCGCTGGAGGCGGGCGAGGTCCGCGAACTCCCCGGCGTCGACACCGTCGCCGAGGGGATCGCCGACACCCGCCTGCTCGACCGGACCTTCGCCGTGATGAACGAGCGCATCGACGACGTGGTCACCGTCACGGACCGCGATCTGGCTGTCGCCGTGACGCTGCTGGCCGAGCGCGCCAAGACCGTGGCCGAGGCGGCGGGAGCGGCACCTGTCGCCGGTCTCCTCTCCGGCGCGGTCGACGCCGACGGCGAGCGCGTCGCCGCGGTCGTCTCGGGAGGCAACGTGAACCTGAGCGACCACGCCGAACTGACACGGACGGGGCTGCTCGAACTCGACCGCTACGCGGAGGCCCGCCTCGCGCTCGACGGCTGGCCGACCGCGCTCGGCACGGTCACGGAGGTGATCGAGGACGAGGGTGCGGAACTCGACACCGCCGAGCGCGCCCGCCGCAGCGCCGGCGACGACCCGAACCGGACGCCGCTGACGGTCGGTATCGAGGGTGCCGGTCCGAACCACCTCCATGCGGTACTTGCCGCCCTCGACGGCGTCGACGGCGTGACCGTGGTCTCGTCGACGCTTGACGAATAA
- a CDS encoding antitoxin VapB family protein, which yields MADTTIRVSNETKERLAMLKREGESFEDVIVRLTADEKWTGFGALSDADGDPREGMERMRREMRDGVANDLEDQGS from the coding sequence ATGGCCGACACGACGATCCGGGTCTCGAACGAGACCAAGGAGCGACTGGCGATGCTGAAACGCGAGGGCGAGAGCTTCGAGGACGTCATCGTCAGGCTCACCGCCGACGAGAAGTGGACGGGCTTCGGCGCGCTCTCGGACGCGGACGGCGACCCGCGCGAGGGGATGGAGCGGATGCGCCGCGAGATGCGTGACGGCGTCGCGAACGACCTTGAGGACCAGGGGTCCTGA
- a CDS encoding BolA family protein, with the protein MDLQEIEELIEAGVPDAEAEVIQPRGPEDDDHLAARVVSPAFEGKSLVEQHELVYDALEGRMTEDIHALELKTYTPDDAPV; encoded by the coding sequence ATGGACCTACAGGAGATCGAGGAACTCATCGAAGCGGGCGTCCCCGACGCCGAGGCCGAAGTGATCCAGCCCCGCGGCCCGGAGGACGACGACCACCTCGCCGCGCGCGTCGTCTCCCCGGCGTTCGAGGGGAAGTCACTGGTCGAACAGCACGAACTCGTCTACGACGCACTTGAGGGGCGCATGACCGAGGACATCCACGCGCTCGAACTGAAGACCTACACCCCCGATGACGCCCCCGTTTGA